One segment of Mangifera indica cultivar Alphonso unplaced genomic scaffold, CATAS_Mindica_2.1 Un_0002, whole genome shotgun sequence DNA contains the following:
- the LOC123205141 gene encoding uncharacterized protein LOC123205141, giving the protein MAKSLVHLREMSMYWCKLLTNVVEEDEADAKITDIGFHNLKKLSFKNLDCLTCFCSGNYSFNFPSLEELIIEGCPHMKTFCPGILSIPRLHNVNYENELVEIGENDLNTSIQQAHKKRVNSDLSKLSLSGRDIMSIWQGEFKENFDKAKTVELIKDEYAHIPIHIIVKFINLENFILKVSSYEEIFSCGENEEHVGALAKLKTLKLQGLFNLKCICKEDFWFKTILQNLHSLEVKYCHNLMTLLPPSSSLENLCSLEVSHCDRMQNLMTSSIAKSLVRLEGLTIYKCDMMIEVLANDGDIEKDEIVFKKLKGLSLFDLESLTRFGLGKYTLKFPFLKSLFVSKCSKMKTFFDGDLILPRLRRVNEKDCSSDLNWVTQRLQNDCSKLWERFP; this is encoded by the exons ATGGCTAAAAGTTTGGTGCATTTGAGAGAAATGAGTATGTACTGGTGTAAGTTGCTAACTAATGTAGTAGAAGAAGATGAGGCTGATGCAAAAATAACTGACATTGGTTTTCACAATTTGAAGAAgttgtcatttaaaaatttagactGTCTTACATGCTTTTGTTCTGGGAATTACTCTTTTAATTTTCCATCTTTGGAAGAGTTAATTATAGAAGGATGCCCCCACATGAAGACTTTTTGTCCGGGAATCTTAAGCATTCCAAGGTTACACAATGTCAATTATGAGAATGAGCTAGTAGAGATTGGGGAAAATGACTTGAATACAAGTATACAACAAGCACACAAAAAAAGG GTTAACTCCGATTTGAGTAAATTATCATTAAGTGGAAGAGATATCATGTCAATTTGGCAAGGAGAGTTCAAAGAGAACTTTGACAAAGCAAAAACGGTTGAATTGATTAAGGATGAATATGCACACATTCCAATTCATATCATTGTAAAGTTTATCAATcttgaaaacttcattttgaaAGTGAGTTCATACGAAGAGATATTCTCATGTGGAGAAAATGAGGAACATGTTGGAGCACTTGCAAAATTGAAAACGCTAAAATTGCAaggactttttaatttaaagtgcaTTTGTAAAGAAGACTTTTGGTTCAAaacaattcttcaaaatcttcattcttTAGAGGTAAAATATTGTCACAATTTGATGACTCTACTACCACCTTCATCATCTTTAGAAAATTTGTGCTCTTTGGAGGTAAGTCATTGTGATAGAATGCAAAACTTAATGACATCATCAATAGCCAAAAGTCTGGTGCGTCTAGAAGGGTTGACAATATATAAATGTGATATGATGATAGAAGTATTAGCAAATGATGGAGATATAgagaaagatgaaattgtttttaagaaATTGAAGGGGTTGTCATTGTTTGATTTAGAAAGTCTCACACGCTTTGGTTTAGGGAAATACACCTTaaaatttccatttttaaaatcattatttgtgAGTAAATGCTCCAAGATGAAGACTTTCTTTGATGGAGACTTAATCCTGCCAAGGTTACGGAGGGTGAATGAGAAAGATTGTTCAAGTGATCTTAATTGGGTCACACAACGATTACAAAATG ATTGTTCAAAGTTATGGGAAAGATTTCCATGA